The Polypterus senegalus isolate Bchr_013 chromosome 10, ASM1683550v1, whole genome shotgun sequence genomic interval CACATCCCCCCACATCCctctgccacacacacacacacactctctctctaaggccaatttagcatcttcagttcacctaacctgcatatctttggagtcTGGAATGAAACCAGAGCACCCTAGGAAACCCACACACATGGGgataacatgcagactccatgcagggagcaccttgttgcagcagcactaccatgctgccaatactgtatatattgtagatgccatgtgggctggacgggcatcctAGCCAGAAGAAAACCCAGAAGGAAGGACCAGAAAGTGTGGATGGAGAAGAGAAGATATTGCTTGGGGGTTTTTAATccgcagcacggtggcgcagtgggtagcgctgctgcctcgcagttaggggactccctgcgtggagtttgcatgttctccccgtgtctgtgtgggtttcctctgggtactctggtttcctcccacaatccaaagacatgcaggctaggtgcattggtgagtctaaattgtccctagtgtgtgggtgccctgcggtgggctggcaccctgcccagggtttatttcctgcctggggttggctccagcagaccccccgtggaTCATTCATGGATGGATGGCttttattcccccagcacacaagatggcagcagcctTGGTTGTCGATGTCCCATGGGAAGTCAGTAGGGCATGCCGGGAAATGTGACCCTGCTGGGGTCATGGGATTCCGCAAGAGGTATCTGCAGGGAAACAAGCTTCCTACTGTGATGAGGGACTTTtgtgtgacccggaagtactttgatTGGGCAATCACCCTGGCCAGGGACCACACTCCtttatccaggtgagtcagagctgggaggtagagaggcaacacttgactgaaggagggcagtgcggtggtgggAAAGAGAGAGTTATTGGGAAGAGAGAAAGCCTGTGGTTTGTGCTTCTGTACCATCTTGGAGGtatttgttgttaataaaaaaaacctttatttgaacccgggactgtgattctgtgttcgtgttggggtttgggcttgATAACGCCCGGATATCCATCAAAATACATATATTGTATGAGGGTGGCTCACACTGAATCCcactcatatatatacacagtaatccctcctcgatcgtgggggttgtgttccagaatcCCCCGCTATAGATGAAAatcagcgaagtagaaaccatatgtttgtatggttatttttatatattttaagcccttataaactctcccacactgttaacattattcgagccctctagacatgaaataacaccctttagtcaaaagtttaaactgtgctccatgacaagacagagatcttctttcttctttctcacaattaaaagaatgcaaatatatcttctcttcaaaggagtgcccacatcaggagcagagaatttcagagtgagagagagagcgctcgcaaagaaaagcaaacaatcaaaaaatcaatactgtgCTTCTAAGTATTCCGAAGCACCGCAAttaagcggcattttttagaggagcgtcagtatcttctaagcaaacagcccctctgctcacatctcctccgtcaggcgcagagaatgtcagaaagagagagagcgcgtgagattaaagcaaacaatccaaaaatcaataagtgtgcttttgtgcttttaaatatgccaaagcaccacgataaagcggcatttcttagaggagcgtccgtatccactaggcaaacagcctctgtgcaaacagcccctctgctcacaccccctccgtcaggcgcagagaatgtcagagagggtgagatagaggcagagacaagcaaacaatcaagcaccgcgcgggatgcatatcttatatctttgaggagttttatttaatatgtaatacgtgctctgattgggtagcttctaagccatccaccaatagcgtcccttgtatgaaatcaactgggcaaacaaactgaggaagcatgtatcataaattaaaagacctattgtctgcagaaatccgtgaaccagcgaaaaatccgtgatatatatttagatatgataTATTTAGatagggaccggaagagggtcaaggctcaccatggatcacgtgggggccgtctCCCTGGTTGCaatgggggccacgggttgagggcatggaagccccaccctgtaggggcccgtggccaccgccaggaggctgCCCAATGCCTTGGGGGGAGAATAAGGGCGATACCGGAGGCTGCCGgagaacaaccggcacttccgccacactggggcgtggccaacgggggagtgtcggaagcacctgaagctcatccgggtcatgtataaaaggggccgtctcccttcattcgaggctagagtcgggtggaagtaggatgaGGCatgaggagagtgtggaggcggcccgaagagaaggcatttgtggccaggactgtgtttggagtgttttgtgcacaattgactgggtctgagtgactaaaatattgtaaatattgtaaataaaacgtgtggtggtttgatgaacaacatgtccgtctgtctgtgtccaggtcggctccacatctggcgtagttggcaggatgctctgcctgttacaaggcggggacctgataAACAAAATTCtattgtggacggcccggcgcatcaggggaccccacccacgtgccgtgggtgctgcgtgcacaaagccccgcggggtaaaggaaacCCATGGACCGCCAGGGATTCGCAGGAGAGCCGTCTTCCCCTGTCGTGGGCTGGCGGCGTGCATGGCATGACTGCAGCGGTCTCCGGCGAGCGCGCCGTTGTTGGTGGCACCCGGGACGGCAttgcgtccagagaggccacgtcGAGGACGTTTCCTCAGTTGGACGAGTCCGAGGAGGTGAGTGCTCCAGAGGTGAGTGTCGGaagctgacagacaggtaggctccgcgtcggttaacttcctgtctttgccggctgctctggcggagccgGAGGCGTGCCTTTAGCCCGTGGAGCAGCGTCTGTtccaggtgctacgtgccctctgGGTGGAGATGcaggaactggagaggaaggcagtcgcATCCATAGAGGAGCTATGAGTAGCGTTCCGACGGCACATcgctggattctccagccggAACAGCACGGCAGGGAAGGTAGGTTTCaccgtccccgtacagcatgagggagggtTTGCTGAACATGGCTGTAATGCCAAAGATCAGCTCCAAGTAAGCGGCCCTCCGACAGTAGGTGCGACGCAACGAGCTGTgtgcgcggcgaggggggagtctgTGATGACGCTGCTTGGacacgggctgctgagtgccccgggtcctagcgccctccgccccgagctGGCCGCGGTCTTGTACcgcactgtagggacgcagacgggaaagaggctctttctttgtagtaaggagtctcaaaccgtcagggcgtcccagagtgacagAAGGAATGGCAGGctgtgccggttcctccgatatgttgggatgcggtgctgggtgcacgcgtccgggtgctggccgccctctgcgggggcagagggaatccctaaggccggcggagagagcgcaAGCGTTGTCGGCGGTTCCACCAtcaagagggacacggaagccgcggagagggtgccgaacaggcaagtgccggggtgccgaatGGAGGGGGGAATGCTGCCAGTGCatggcacaggaagggtgcctaggcagcggttctgcccctgtgtttttCTCTATTGCAAGCATGGACCCCGGGCGAGCAGTAGGacccccttcgttggggacctgccctcagatGTCAGACCGTCTGTTGAGGGATCTCTCTGCTTGTGTGCGGGTGCCACCatggctggaggaggctgcaagggagtGAATGACTACGAccaaaggggcgtggaggcctcggagggggtgccgaacgagggggccccggggtgccggtaagatgggggagcgcaacctgtgcaaggcacaggggagcaccaagtggtggtgctcaggccgcgtctccgcccctatccctgcttggagagcgggaccggaccccggctgtcctggagtaggacccgcGGGGCTGTGCTGCCCTCGCGGGGCGGGTCGCTCTTCCCGaatggtcttcgctggctgtggggcactgtcagggatgccaggggcaacgacccggccggaacgccgtgagggaccggaagagggtcaaggcccaccctggatcacgtgggggacgccttcctggttgctctgggggagCACCCtgagccccaccctgtaggggccccgtggtcaccaccaggaggcaccccaataccttggggacctgttacctcagcacttccgccacaccaggaagagctggggggaagaataaggacgatacccggagagctgccgggagagcagccggcacttccgccacactggggcgtggccaacgggggagtgtcggaagcacctggagctcatccgggtcatgtataaaaggggccgtctcccttcattcgaggctagagtcgggtggaagtaggacgaggtACGAgaagagtgtggaggcggcccgaagagaaggcatttgtggccaggactgtgtttggagtgttttgtgcacaattgactgggtctgagtgaccaaaatattgtaaatattgtaaataaaacgtgtggtggtttgatgaacaacatgtccgcctatctgtgtccgggtcggctccacaatatatatatatacagtaatgtgaGTGTCTGCGTGAACAATGAGATTTTCACTTGATTTACATGTTCCTGAATATGACTGTGTCAGTGTGTAAGTCATAGTTTCTGAATCCAAGTCTATGGACATGACAACTCAAAATCAGATCATTCAATCCGAATGACTGCTGCATAATGAAGGAGAAatatattttcttcaaaaaaagaTGTGATTATTGAATTTATTCTACATAGTAATGAATTAGCCTGaaatatgttaaaatttaatCCCAGCTTGATTTACAGAAGTTAATGTGCTGGACACATCAGAATTGTCACATGCCAGCCCTTTCATATATTTTTGAAACCATTGAAATGTTATTGAACAAGAAAGCCTGTAGCATTTAGCATAAACAAGGCATCAGTTCAGTATggaccatccattcatccatccatccattatccaacctgctatgtcctaactacagggtcacgggggtctgctggagccaatcccagccaacacagggtgcaaggcaggaaacaaaccttgggcagggcgccagcccacctcagcgCCCAGTATGGACCATAAAAGCATATTTACCTAAAGTAGGTGACAGCATACCTAATATGCATGTTCATGGAATGTGTGAGGGTTAACACGGTACACAGGAAAAGAAATCCTACACAAACACGAAAGAGAACGTGCAAACCTCACACATGGAGTGAAGAgactgggattcaaacccagtcttCTGTAGTAGCAGAGCTAACCACTTAATCACCTATGCACACCTATAGTCACATTATACATTGATCACCATTGTGATTCAGTGCCACAGGCCCAGTGACCAAGTTAAACTGAACCTTACATTGTCCAAGAGCTGAAAAGATCAGTCCTCTGAAAGACAAATAAACAACCACTCACTCTTCTTGAAACTGATAAGTgcttaaatactgtatactgtatataatattaataaaattaagagCGCAATCGTCTGTTTTCGTGGAAATATAGTTTAAAGAAGGTATGAGTAtgataatgaaagaaaatgatcaaTAATGAATAAACTTATTTACCACACAGATGTAATACATACTGTGAAAAATTATCTTGTGCAAGACAGAAAGATGTTGAGGACAATCCAGGCAGCGAAAGGAAACAGAATGGCAATTAACATTAAATATGATGCCAGCGTATTGTGGGGCACAATAACACACAGTGCCACATCTGCTGCCACCAGGCCATTTTAATGTCAGAGCTAAAGTTAACAGCCTTCCTTGTACCATATtgatgtgtgtaacagaacaagatgcagatgactgaaagatatggaagaagatgatccgcagtggcaacccctaacgggagcagctgaaagaagaagaagaagaagaagtgttgcACATTACTTGACATGTTGTTATAAAGTGAAAATTCAAATGGAGTGCATTCTAAATTAACCTTgagtttatctttatttttaacaccATGATCAAACAGCACACATATTTACAAGGCACTACATATACGGCAAATAAGATGACAAATTACAGGTGTATCAAACACAGTAAATGACCACTGAAATACAAAGGAAAACAATAAAttcaagtaaaatgaaaaaataatgtacTGAGAGCAATATCTAGAGGACCAAAAAATATAACTAAGAACAAAGCAAGTGCAAAGATAATAGCCAAGGTGGCAGTAGTGAGAGGTACTTAACACTGCATAAAGTGAACAATAAACTGATAAATCTGAGGTAGGGCTTACAAAAGTGAGCTGTCTGatttcaacagtaatttgcagtcaataatataatgaagaaaaaaaaatttttaaacagtatgaataaaaaaaagaaagaaaagaaataaaaaatgatgtcTTTACAAGTCAGGCTGGACAGAGCCTCACAAATAGATGCAATAGTAAAATTTCAAGGGGTAGGAGCAACAAAGCTTATAGCTGAGTAACAGGGTTCTAGAaccataagatagatagatagatagatagatagatagatagatagatagatagatagatagatagatagatagatagatagatagatatgaaaggcactatatgatgatagatagatagatagatagatagatagatagatagatagatagatagatagatatgaaaagcactatatgatgatagatagatagatagatagatagatagatagatagatagatagatagatagatatgaaaagcactatatgatgatagatagatagatagatagatagatagatagagagatagatagatagatagatagatagatagatagataagaatttGTTAAATGTTAGCATGTTCTGCATACgtatatattttgcttttcttcactCTACCCTATTAACATTAATGATTCTTTAAAGGCattttattgggttgtgtggtttctcatAAAGCCATTGACTGGCAAAGAACTGTTTCATTCTAGAAAGTTCTCTTTGCATATAAAATTGGTTAATCGGTGTTtgaaatgaaatctttaatgtataagaGATGACTTAGCAGGATATTAACAGATCAAGACAACCTGTATTGAGCCTGTGGTATTGTACCCAgcaaaaatcctttaaaatcaggaacccattagaatttttaaaatctgctATTATCTATTCATCGTGATTTTTTAAACTtgctatggatctaaataaaaaaGGTTCTTTACAGAGCTGTCACATCGGTGATTCTTTTGGTAACTTGTTGCCCTATGGCACCTTAATTTTCAAGTgtgtacttttttaaaatttgcttgTTTACTAGCAACCCTAAATTGTAAGTGAAGGAGTCTGACTGAGTGTGTCCTGACATGCCTTGGCATCCCTTCCAGGTCGGTTCTTGTCTTTCATTCATGTTTGtcagcttgtgtttttttttttttagaaaatccaCCTTAAAATACCTATCTGATAGTCTTCATTTTAATGCCATTAAGTGCATGTGTCAGCCACCTTGTTGACATTAAAATGCTACACAGCCATGCTGACCTCTAAACTATTATGTTCCCCTACcaagttattattaataatttgtatCAGATTTTAAGAACTTTTAGAATATGTGGTGTAGAGCATTCAATGTATAGGTCTATCCATTCTTTACTAGAGTAAATAGTCATACTTTGGTCAATctttaataataatcatcatttaCAAAAGCAAGTCGTTAGAATTGTGCATTCGTTTGTACAATACCgaactttttctcttttttaaaacgAACGCGTCAAGTTTGTGCAGAAACACAATCCGAACTGATGGTACAAGGAGCGGTAACTGAGTCCAATATTTAATTCAATACTCACAATGATTCCGAAAACATTCAGTGTTTTAGGCACCATCCGCCGGATCATGGATGCTATCTTTTCattcatatagtgtctttcctatctatctatctatctatgaatcaCGTTTCAAACgtgattatattaatatatacgaTACTCAGTATATACCAACTCTAATATGTGAGGTTTGCAGCCTTGGATAAGAAATAGACCGTGTTTCACTTATATGACGGCTTATTAGAGATATTCATAACAGCAACAGCAAAGCTGGGAAAGCACATTTCAGCCAATCGATTAAAAGCGCGTTTAGTGAGCTCACGGTCACCTGAAGTGCGAACAGGCAAAggtgcaaaaacaaacaaaatgctttAGCGAAAGTCACAACGGTCattaaaaattgaaattgttCAGGTgtttataagaaagaaagaaagaatagtaTTATAGTGTTTGCGTTTTTAATCCATGGACGTTTACGTACTGCAGGAATAGTTAGCGAGCTGCATACCGCCAAACAGCAAACAGACAAATTAAcgattttttgtatttaattaactGATAATTAGCTACAAACCCTCAGGAAAAGCGAGTCATTATATTGACGTCAATCAGACTCGGTACAATTTTGCTTTTGATTAACACTGGGCGCCTGATCATAAGCTCGGCTAAGAATTCTTTAATTGGTCCCAGTTTCGCATCGATGTAATTCAGAAACAGCTAATTACGTATGTTTCGACCATGATTAACAGCATAGCTGGAGGCATTCATTGTGGTGTTAACATTTAAAGATCAGGGTAGATTTTCAAAAGAGtatgttgttaaaaaaaactattttgcagTGTATGCAGAAATATCAATATGATGCAAtttgctccaataaacacattttcattgtatGCTCAACAAACGCGTCACAAAGCCGTTTTCTATTACCGTATGCTATCGATGCATACGACGCTAGAAGGCCTCGGTATTGTAACGGAAATATGTTTATATAAACGCCTACAATAAGCGTAGGACCCTTAATGCAGTTTTCATTTGAGAATGCTCGCGCGTGCCCTTCTATAGTGTGGccaagatctaattatgcaatattcgttacgctataacttattaagtttattacatagaaaatcacccgaaaaatcccggaccatcgatgtgcgaactgacgacatgaagaatcgtcttcgcgctgaactggaatcgtccccgcataaatcaaagtcatccagatgagctggatctgtataattagatgtggaccaccccgTACAGACCGGTGGCCCGACCAGGGTTGGTTCTTTTCTTCCACCTAAAGCGGCCACGGCAGACTCCGATCGTGAAGTGAATTAACCGATCTGATTGAAATAAATATGGATGGTCAAGTATAATACAATTTACAGCTACATTTAACTTGCTAAAATGTTAATACAAGAGAAGCAGTTATATTGTTTTTAGGCAAGCAGTGCCTTCCTGCAATTAGCAAACTAAacttacaacatttttggttcttATTCATAGCTAGTAAAGCTACACTTCGTGTTTTTATTAAACAGTGTTGCTACTAAACTTTTGCCATTTCTAGCAAGATGCACATATTGCGGAACAGCCGGCTGCTGCAAAAGAAAAGCTCAGCCGTGACAGCTTTGCaaagtgaaatgaaaagaaagagcCTAAGTTCACCACCACTGCGGCTGTCTCATGTCCAACTAAATGAAAGTACATAATTACTAGATCGATACTACgcatttcctaatttttttttatctctttgcaataatattttaattaacacaATAATTGACGTAcatgaatttgaaaaataaaatttacattagTGTAAAACGTAAGATAAGGAAAATTACAAGCTAAATAATTGCATATTGAAAATCGCTTTTCAGGTTTCTTCTTTTGACATTTTCTATTATAGCAATGTACTGAAGTATAGCATAGTATAATAGAGTAGATTAGAGTATAGTAATATACACGTTTGCCACAACaacaaatacagaaaagaaaTCCAATATCTACTTAGACAActtattttaattactttctttaaaatgttaaaaaaaaaaaaaaaaaaaaggtatctgCTCAATCTGATGTAAAGCATTTCTTGAGCTGGACAAGCTCATTTGACAGACTTTTAACTTTAGCCTGAAAATGTTCCACCCTGCTCAAGTTCAATGTCTGGTTGCTCTGTAGAGTGAGGGGCAGTTGTTTGAAGTCAACCTCACCGAAAGGTAAGCCAGAGAAAATGCTGTGACTCTCCCATGGTAAAATCAGATTTCTTCTAAAATTCTGGTCACCCACATTTGGGAGTAACCATGTCTGGCCAAATGCTGCCCTTGATGGTGCATAATAGCTAGAAACATATGGTGTTTGGGGTACACCAGCTTTCTCATAGTCTGCTGCAGCTACCTTTAAGAATTTGGAGGGGGATTCTTGCTTGTGCAGGTCTTCCTCGGACTGATGAGCTCTTTCGGTTCTCTTAGTGTTGAAATGTTCCCTGTAATAAAGAGCATCCGGTACTTGAGCAGGCTCTGAACAATGATTCTGGTGACTTTCTTGAGAAGAATGAGGGAAGTCCTCCTCACTTAAGTCATTTCTGGTTTTGTTTGGTACTTCTGTTTGAGCTTTCTCATGATTTTCAGTGAGTACAGAATGACAAAGGCACCTCTTTTCAGGGAGGTTGTAACACCAGTGTTGGTCATTCTTGTTCCAGCCACACATTTCAATGTGTCTTTCCATTTCAAAAAGTTGCATCTTGTGGTCCACATCTAGTGCTGAGCTCTGGCAACCTCCTAGGCCTTTGTTCATATTCCATAAGGAAGACTGAAAAGGAAGAGAGTTGCTGTATAGCATTGTTGGTGATTGAATCAAACCCGAGTCCTTTACTAGGCCAAACCTTATCTTTAGAGCCACTATCTCTGCCTTCAAACAGGCATTCTCTTCTACCAGAGCAATCAGCTTACTCTCCATTAATAGGTCACTAAAGCGAcgcttttctctggaccttttggCTGCTTCGTTGTTCTTCTTGCGCTTGAACCAGTAGCAGGCATCTTTCTTATCTTCAGGGATAAACTCCCTCTTCCGCCGAGTTCCAGGCGAGAGATGCCTCTTTTTACTTTTGCTACTATGCAGTCTGTGTGTCAGAGGTGATGGATGCAGACGCAGTTGCCCCTCAGGAAACTCTTCTTCCCTGTCATGATTATGTTCTGGGACTGAGGGTGATGGCAAACAAAACAGGACTTTCTCCTTCAGCACTGACATTGCTTCCATCTAGTAGAAGAAGCTGAGtgatacagattaaaaaaaaaaaaaattacatttgggTGAAAAGAGCGAGGAGTTTTCTCAGTCCCATTATAAGATGattttaaaacattgaataacatgaCTCCATTTAATCAAGTCTGGCAGTTCTAAATATATATGCAGATCTCTGGCTGGACCCTTCTGAATAGTCGCTTTGACTGTCACATAGCAGAGCACTTTTAacacctcatttaaaaaaaacaaaaacatcgtGCCCATCTTTAGAGTCTCCATAATAGTCTTCTTATAAAAGATctaggttatatttttatataaagggtGAAAAATAAACACCTgtttctgaaaattaaaatatttaaaatagaaataagGCTTGCCCAATTCTGCACATGATGGTCATACTGTATGGTTGACCCTAGATGGGTGtgacaagaaagaaagaataaaagaaagaaagaaagtaagaaaatgtactaaAACATGTTCTACACCTGAGAAAGAATGTGCCAATTTGGCATAGTCTGATTTTCCTCTTTAGAAAGCAAGGGCAACTAAAGTACCATTTCAAATGCAGGATACTCTTCTTAGAGTGACAGAATGATTGTGcttatacgagggacgttcaaaacgtttccgcactttcatattttcgttggaaacggtgaaggcgggaggagtagtaattgggcattaagaAGTTGGTACTGTGCTGGGAAAATCTCaccgcaaacgaaggtgactatgtagaaaagtgatgtagtTTGTtctttaaattctaaataaacagagctaaaaaaaaaaaaaaagtgcggaaactttttaaaCGTCCCTCGTAAGATGTTTTGAGATGTTCATTTTTCTGGAGTTTGGCAATGAAATTGT includes:
- the LOC120538269 gene encoding uncharacterized protein LOC120538269, whose product is KKRHLSPGTRRKREFIPEDKKDACYWFKRKKNNEAAKRSREKRRFSDLLMESKLIALVEENACLKAEIVALKIRFGLVKDSGLIQSPTMLYSNSLPFQSSLWNMNKGLGGCQSSALDVDHKMQLFEMERHIEMCGWNKNDQHWCYNLPEKRCLCHSVLTENHEKAQTEVPNKTRNDLSEEDFPHSSQESHQNHCSEPAQVPDALYYREHFNTKRTERAHQSEEDLHKQESPSKFLKVAAADYEKAGVPQTPYVSSYYAPSRAAFGQTWLLPNVGDQNFRRNLILPWESHSIFSGLPFGEVDFKQLPLTLQSNQTLNLSRVEHFQAKVKSLSNELVQLKKCFTSD